aacaccttgaggttttaggaaaATTGATCACTTAACACtctcgacccataaatgggctttcgagtgagggggaatgttagaatatgatcctggtaagccctcctcctaacaccttgagggtttaggagaattggtctcTTAACATTAGTTAGCATAGAATATATGCATGCGAATGTGATATACCCATTTTCTTTCAAGAATTCAGCCTTGGGTAGAAGAGAAAGGTTTACAAATGTCACCGGACTCGGTAGCTTTTATAAATGTCACTCGATCAGTAGcttttatatctttttttttttactcatcACGCAGGAAAATTTCCGTCTACCCTCACACAACTTAAAAGCGACCATCATAAATGAAACGGtgacttttatatttaaaagcaGCCACCCGTAAAAACTATCTAACAAAAGCGACCGGCGGTAAAAGCTACTAGTTTCCATCGCTTTTATGCTTCAGTATGAATTGATTTTAAAAGCAACCGCCGACAGTTGGTGACTTTTAATTGGTAATTTTTAGTCAGTTCTCTTATAGTGTTCAAAAATTGAGAaatgtatattaaaaatcaaatcggTTATATTCAAAAACAGAGGTAATAAATGTAATTATGATGATTAAGTAAAAGACAAAAAAAGCTAAATACATTTTCTCATTCCACATAACATGAAGAGCATTGATGATGAAAACTACAGACTACAGTACACACGAAGGGTGGTAATATGGAGATCATTTTAACAGTTGAACGCTGAAACCACACAAGTGGTCAACCACCTTAATTATTCAGTGAAAACAGAATTCGAAAGACTCAACTGTGATGAAACACACAGGTGgttacatatatattacaagTCTAGTTCGTTTTCCTGCAGTTTTTTCTGATCTGACCACTGGAGCCGGTGAGCGGGCTAAGGTTTCCCATCTTGATCATCGCGTTCGCGAAGTCGGACAAGAATGTGGCTTGGTCTGTACTGTAAGACCTGACTTGAGCATCCGTAGAGCCGTTATTGAAGAGCACCTGATCCGAATGGAGCAGACCCTTCTGGCTTATTAAATTGGTGAAGTAAGAGCTGTCGAATGATGTTCCACTTCCAGCGTCGAGAGCAGCTAGATTGTTGTTTCCCCCACTCCTTGGACAGTTTGCTTTCAAAGTTGTGGCGTAGGAGGCGTTGATGTTTGCTTCATTGTATATTCGGTTTCTGAAATTCTGGCACCTGGCTTGACCTATCGAGTGGCTTCCTGCAGCGCATATGTTACTTATAAATATGCGACCAAATCTCTTAAAAGTACGTTAAAAAAAGTCAAGAGACTAATATATTCTAACAGACGGAGTCGTTTGGAAGAGTAGTGCTAGATGCACACAATTGTGTACaaaatatttgtacataatgatgcgGCAATCTATGTTATTCGGACCCTTCATTTTGCCTCgaagtacccgtgtcggacactcaaCAGTCGACACACGGACATGGACACTTTGACTCGGACACTTATTTTAGACCAAAAACatgtatatttttcaaaatattaccgaGTCCGACACATGGACACGTATCCATGTCAGACACTTCTAACCGAATCCGAGTAACATAGGTGGCAATTGATGTGGTGAGTTTTAATAGGGATGGTTGATGTAGAATAGGGGGtcattccaattaaaatccaccacatgtcattatgtacaaaattttgtacacaattatgtgcaccaagcattttcccgTTTGGAATAAACGTACATTCTTTTGCACTAATTACATCAGTACAGAGTTGATGTATGCTCATATATTTGTGTTGAATTTAGAAGTACTCATGCAGCTAGCTAGATTATTTCTTTCATGgaatatttaatgaataaaGGAATGTGTCAAATGTtatgtatattaaaatttgcATATATCCGTCAATATTCTATTGTCTGATCTGTTAAACCAACAACTTCTTAATGGAGTTTTGGTCAAATACGTGATCAGCGATCACTATCCTTTTGATTTGgttaagaattaaaaataacgAACCTGAAAGAGCCACCATTTCTTTGGTAGTAAAACCTTTATTGGAGAAGGAAGAAATGAGATTACTGAGACTGGAACCAGGCCCGGGAAGGTTCACCGCACTGAGACTTGCGCTGGTGGAGTCTCTTCGACCCAACTGCACTGTCCAACTAGTTCCCCCAAGCTGCAAGTTGAGCATCATTAACTTAGATCATTCAATGGCTACTGTAATCGGTCTGTATGCTATATGATAAAGTTTTTCTAGTTCAATTAATGTTACCGCAACAACGGAGTCCCGAGCTGCTACAGCTAAGATATCAGCACAGGAAACAATTCCGGCGCATGCACTTTCCAGGTTGGTTTTAATCGTATCCACAACATCGAACCCTCTTACGGATCCTGAGTTGGTAGCTGCTGTTTTCTCTCCTGTGAAGTTCGCCGTGTCGTCCAGTAAAAGCGACGCATCACACCCCTGTTTCAATTTTCCAGTTAATTATATAATGTAACAAGCCATATACATGTGCACATATGTTTTCCGGGAAAATgctttgtacataatgacatgtggtgggttttaattggaatgagcTCCCTGTATTCACATCAACAACTCCAATTAAAACATTCAACATCAATTGTCATGTCATCATGTACAaattttttgtacacaattctgtacacctagcactactcataTTTTACACACGAGAATTTGCATGCATTGTAAATCGATAACAGGAGGGGAGTGAGactacatataatatatctaaCGTTTCATGGAATGAATAAACAGTTAGCATGTAAAGAAAATGAAAACAGCAAGAAAGTTGAATCAGGAAACGGgaacactacgccatatatggcctacgacaacatcaaaaaaatgatgCCATAACCCCAAAATATGTTGCCATAGCCCGAAAaagggctattgcaacataaaatttaagttgcaCTTTTGCATGCTGCCTTAGGCTTCTATTGCAACATTTAGGTAAGCTACTGCAACACGGCTTTTTATGTTACAATAAACGTGCTATTGCAACATCTGACGACCCTATaggaacaaatatattatgttaCATTAGaccttttgattttaaaaaaatagtgggacccacatgtgggTCCCTCTTGTAAGTCCCATTTTTAGGGTCCACGTGGATCCCACATGTGAGCCCAAAGTGCCACGTGTCGCCTACTGACTGCCATGTGTCAGTCCCATAGCAACATATATGAGTATGTACTATTGCAACATTAAATATAACTTTCAAACATTTTACTACAGCAGCTGCCCCATTTTATTAATCGAAAGCAACATTATTTACCGAAAGGAGTTGAAAATATACACTTTAAATGTTAAACATCTCAATAAACTATTCTTTGATACAAACAAAAGTAACTACCAAATGGAATCAAATCAAAGCAGCTACCAAATCAGTTTATCGCCTCACAACTTTAGTCACTCACAACTTTGCACAACACTTcatttttctttcaataaacAAAATATCTTCACTCTTCCACTAACAGCTGAAGAATAAGTGGCACCTTGAATGTAACCATGTCCAAAACTTCTGGATTTCTGAAGAGATATGAAACCTGAAATGCCATATTTAAGTGATATGTGTTATGAACATAATCATACAAATCTAATCGTTAAGACAAAGATAGAAATATAAACAAACGCCAGATGCCTTGTAGAGATATAaacaaatgaaactataagttgctAGGGAAGTCTGTTAGTTTATATTGCTAATGCAGCCTCCCGAGTCCTGACTATAGTAAGAGTCCCGCATCAATAGAAGTTcgtatttgaaattttatatttcattcaATTCTCAAAGCTCGTGTTCGATTTATAACACATACCATTTTTTGCTGATGCATCAACCCATGTATCAATCTCAATAACATCTCCCATGTTACCAATTGATTAGCTTGGACAATGTTAAGTTATGATAACAGTTCTAACAAATTTAAATGTCCTAATTTATGCCAGATTCTGATTCTCTCATTTAATAGGATGGTTTCAGATTAGCTTCTTCTCCTTTAGCACAATATTTTCAGGTAGTTAATGCTGAGaaagttttatataattacCAGGAGCTGTATCTGCAGCCAAGCCTTAAAGCGAGTAAGGAATTACCTTAGTATAAAAATCTGGTCGGGAATATGCATCAAAGTTAGTACTTTTTAAATCCAAATGCCAACCATCACCAGTATATACTTTCATATGTTGTGATCATTGGAAAGTGTTTACTGGTTGTAGAAAAGAAATGATGGATGAAGCTGGCTTAATATGCTCTCTTACCTTCATAGAATTTCTTCACTGGAAGCTTTACTTTGGGATCAAATATGCTAATATTTGGAATAGACTTCAGTAAGAATTCAGGTTTTTTGACATAGTCGCACCCTCCATTGCCATACCAACAGCAGGGATGTTATCTGAATAGTCAACATATGGTTACACTAGGAAACGAAAATGAACTATTACGGTGAAACTAAAGCAATGATATATAGGACCGGCTATAGAAATACATCAAGTTATGAGGTCACAGTCCCCCAAAATAACTAGCCAAGAACCAATTCCAGTATAATTCAATATAAAAACAACTCGTGAAAACACAGATCATTTtacatccaaaaaaaaataatcccgAGAAACGAATAAAATACAGAGCATCAAATTAGACTTGGTAATGGCTAGATCAAGTTTCAGCAAAATACGCACatgaatatacatacatatatcaaaAGGCCATCATAGAGATTCCAATTGAAATTCAATTGCCAGATACAAACTCTAAACTATTGATCCCAAAAGAAAATCTGGAAACGCTGAACTCGAgtatacatacacacaaataaaaagaaatatgaagGGAGTACACCTTAAATCACAATCCAAGAATTCGAAGCCCCAATTGAAGTGAAAAGCCCTAATTCGACTCAAGCCATTCATGTTGGAGTGGATCCCTAATTTAAttgaagtcctgaaacaaacgAGACACAAATTAACATAACTAAAATGAAATCCCTAATTCaaatctttcaaataaattacaaGGCAATATGAATCTAAAGCCCTAGTTCCATTCAATGAAGAAGCTTTGAATCAAAGCCTGCGATTGAAGACCTGAAACCAAAACCCTAATAACGATGAAATCGATTGAGAGAGAACTCGATTCAGTTGTCCCCAAAAGTTACCCAATCGTCGAAGAGCTGAGTTTGAAGACACCGGTGATTATAGAAGGTGAGTGAGGTGAGTGTGTGTGGACAAAAATGTGTGTGGGGGCTGAAATGATATGAGGTGGGTGAAACAAAAGCGGGAGTTTTGCCGCTCTTAATTTTTCACGCAGAGCTttgtttcgatttttttttattgtcttGCTAATACGAAGGATTCATCTTAAATATCATTTCcaatttctttgatattttaaaaataacaattttattttaaaaaaatataaatttcaatgtcattattttcttaataatcAATTAGTTTCAAAGTTATTatctttattataattaattacattaaaaatttattataatgaaattaatattatttaagaattcAGTGTTTTcacatgtatattatattgtatttcaatatttagttctttcatgtttaatatattatatcttattaattaataatttaaaagtattttagctttaaattttattatcatattataaataattattctacaAATACTCTATGCAACACATAGTTTTGGCTATCGCAACATCAAATGGACATGAATGATTATCGTTGCGGTAGGTATGGATTAGTGCCTCTAATGCAACATAACATTGCAACACCAATGATCAAACCATTGCCATAGctcatatatggcgtagtggaACTTGCATTAACCCAACAGTCATGGAAATGAAGGCGAAGCAACGAGGCTCCCATGCGAGCCTCGCTGTTAATAGCCGAGGTCACAGCAGAGTTGATGATAGAAAGTGCATTAGGGCAGGAAGTTGAGTAAAATGTAGAAGACAACTGAGAGGAAGCTATGCCAACAAACAGGCAGCTTATAACGAAATAGAACCCTAATTTAGATGATGACCAAGTCATACTGATCAGTTACTTCCAAAGACAAGAAGCGAATAGAACAGAGAAAGAGATTGAGAGTTTAGTTCTACTTAATTGTCTCAAGTATTTACTTAGTAATGCTTGTGATTCTTTACCTATTTATAGTAAAAACTATAAAGCAACGAGCTATGGTACTGTTGCCTTGGCAggacaaaaatttattattgtaaaaataaaatatcataacaGCAAGAAGTCATAGcaaatgattataatattttatatgtccAACACACACAGCACCTCCCCAGGAAGCAGCCAATCAATCCCCACTTACCCGATTTCTTTTTAGGAGTAAGCCATGAAATGTTATACGCGAGAAACTGAATTGGCAGCTAACTAGTAGTATATATTTACATCTTTGAAATTTGGTCCccaaaacaatactatatacagtctaaatatatattaagaagCAAAAGAGAAATGATCTTCATCTCGCCATCTCGAAAGCGTGGCAAGATTTTAATTCAGTAATATATTAGTCAAGATAGTGATGTTCTTCTCATGTATATCTTTGACAAATTCCTGTATGGGCAGTTGAGGTCAATTTTAATCATCAGTTACATAAGATAATATTGATAACTCCACGCCCATAAAACAAAACAACTTCAGCCTCAAAATATCAATGATATACTTGACTAACAATTAACCTATGGCTTCAACCAAAATAATTTACCGATTGCTGACTTTCGTAATCACTTTCTTAAGGTTACCAATGACTACCATACAAAATGACTGCTACTGATCAATCATGCAAAACAGACGTGCTTGTCTTTCGTTTTCGGAATTGGTCGACCAATAATACGGACATGCCAATGCAGGCTCGAACGTGGTAATGTGTGCATGTGCATGTTAACGGTGACAAATGGAGATCTTCACAGAGTTTTATTTCAGGTCAACTAATATCTAGGGGGATGAATCTAATGTAAGCTCTGCTTATTCATTTCGTATCATGATATAGGATATATATTCATCAGAAAATCGTGAAATTGGTATGTTCTACTGCACCGCTTGTGTTATTTTTTAAACTGGTCGGGTAAAATTTTCGTAGGAAGATAGTATGAAGAATATATTCCCTCTGTCTAGTCATTTGTTTACATATGATTTGAttaccaaaattaaaaatatatataaaatagtgaaaaataaaaaaaatgggtAAAATGGTGGAGCCTAATGTATAAAACAGTAAAGTAAAAATACTGTGAAAAGTAAAGAAAAATGGATGACTTATGGGACTCATTAAATATCTTTGACAAgttttgaaatgaaaaaaatcaaatgTGACGAATAAAAGAAACGGTAAAGAATTAGTTGGGTATTAATGGTTGGGACTATGAGGTCATTTGGGTTATTTTTAGTGACTTcttatttaaagtaaaaaagttgagattaaattaagaattataaGTTATCAAAATGTCAGGGAAAAAATAAGTGTCTTAAAACAAAAGATAGATTCTTCTTATAAGtaattcttgattttttacaacGAATATGTCAaggggaaaaaaaaatagaggcCGACTTCTACCGAAATAAGTCCCTCTAAACACCCAGTATATAATGCATAATTGCAACACGTATCCGTGCCTGTATGCCACCATTTGAATTCGTACAGCGATAGGCAATAGATGGACTCGGTATGTTTTTTACGTTGCCTCATGCATGAAGTCCTTTTTATCGCATGAAATCTCGTTTTTACTTCTGTTAAAAGTAAATGTAAGTAACTTTTAGTCAACCATGCAACGGTCAACATGCgcc
This genomic window from Daucus carota subsp. sativus chromosome 7, DH1 v3.0, whole genome shotgun sequence contains:
- the LOC108194133 gene encoding cationic peroxidase 1, with the protein product MTWSSSKLGFYFVISCLFVGIASSQLSSTFYSTSCPNALSIINSAVTSAINSEARMGASLLRLHFHDCWVNGCDASLLLDDTANFTGEKTAATNSGSVRGFDVVDTIKTNLESACAGIVSCADILAVAARDSVVALGGTSWTVQLGRRDSTSASLSAVNLPGPGSSLSNLISSFSNKGFTTKEMVALSGSHSIGQARCQNFRNRIYNEANINASYATTLKANCPRSGGNNNLAALDAGSGTSFDSSYFTNLISQKGLLHSDQVLFNNGSTDAQVRSYSTDQATFLSDFANAMIKMGNLSPLTGSSGQIRKNCRKTN